In a single window of the Vicia villosa cultivar HV-30 ecotype Madison, WI unplaced genomic scaffold, Vvil1.0 ctg.002018F_1_1, whole genome shotgun sequence genome:
- the LOC131637508 gene encoding uncharacterized protein LOC131637508 isoform X3, whose protein sequence is MGSFLLDLAKPYVEQLVNKVIAESRYICCFTCIAKDFEEEKVRLEVERATFERHIEEATRGGEVILPDARAWKEEVDQLIQEDTKKRQKCFFESCPHCLWRYTRGKFLVNKKERIKILMATRKELTIGLPAHLPDIERYTTQHYVHLKSRETQYTELLAELKDDNNYIIGLHGMGGTGKTTLIKKVGKELKELKQFTLVIVTTVSSSPNIKKIQDDIAKPLGLKFDNCNDTDRPEKLWNRLTNGEKILLILDDVWDKLNFEEIGIPSSDNHKGCRVIITTRSQLVCHKLGCNKIIQLNLISKEDAWIMFKKYADLCETTSTQFFLDRGRKIANECKNLPIAIVVIASSLKGKKLQQHREEWDMALKFLKKDISRHKDDDDVLEIYKCLKFSYDKLDEEAKNLFLLCSVFREDEEILIESLARHAIGGGLFGEVYGSYEETRRQLVISKNKLLDSCLLLEAGQRRVKMHDFVRDAAQWIANKEIQTRKVYDKNQKEMIEEEKNLKYLLCVSDVKEIFSCKFDGSKIKILIVIMHMPFHGEIEVPNSFFENNTSLRVFNLRSGLGCAAIISLPQSMQQLKNIRSLMFAQCLLGDISIFGKLQSLEELDLYLCEINELPNEIAELKKFRFLKLEWCTFGGNNPFEVIKRCSSLQELVVKYNYDIHGEITFPKLQWFHVSDEDTTYSSLSKYVSMIYSDNKVFLSETTLKHCMQEAEVLRLTSIKGEWRNIIPDIVHMDHGMNNLVELDLHSTSQLKFLIYTKDPHSQISNVFSKLVRLVLNDMDSLEELCKGSFSADSFKSLESLSIFNCKQLRSLSRIANQCNLKSVSLMNCPMLSSLFEVSTSHNLVLLEILIVIDCQNLEYLIKDERKGETFESNSSNPMFMKLKDLIIAGCPKFEIIFPLISAHDLPALKSVGVERCDKLKYIFGQYVKLGSLEDMKLGCVPNFIDIFPECNRTMSFSINRSSPISISASKPTTHSNTIKWSILSWTDMYCCGKKLRSTTSSKLPLIDENQPHTKESNSNCLSINIWERAQCLSRQSKIMCNIKKIELSNLKKIKSVFVLSITPKMLLETLILEKCHELKHIIIDTGDHDSTGGNTLGNVFPKLKELTIKDCMQLEYIFGHYTNDHQNHTEYHLHLSSLERVYLWELQSLVAICPKQYHITLPVLNQLVLKYCSWDANIKSFGTIMKDLLALEDLVLTNSKIESIFCVNEVNEQQVNIGLQNIELENLNVMVCPFVGPKNSFFLPNLTKMRIIGCEKLQIIFPASILRYLPQLDELMIGDCEELQHIFQDDLENQNMSSSTTCFPKLKALSVKKCNKLKYVFPVSICNQLPELRVLIITKAKELKEIFKSSQGDGIEIVRIPNLYFVATVGLPSLFQTQEIQFQRAEYRLIKNCDKLSLTSTTRIPHFWSFSHDIPDFERNSYLYNRIQELVTEIEVEAASKNKWTSPQLKVKQTQKTDKELVENVAGQVTPLVAKLPTNSEAPRNEQSVDQQSPLEETDATVTPSHVNKLEGSMSEKAVGTKNVSPKQKELLNEQSTTQGESHATIKPSQENNGSRSEKIAAANLSTNSGTKNESPIQKGVKISVEQGATSTNSIEITSSGPTVTSEHNSLSQAPINERTMDQQTSLEETDATVTPSQELINEQSTTQQQSRGESQATIKPSKGNNGSSSEKIAAATLSPISETKNESPKQKKDIKISVEGGAASTNVKTLAASTSKREKLSHEYGNGQTAIQSFSISTKEPLAMDVVDHGGPLQTNQIKNLGDTSQIVEDSGSSLFVRRELEQLVSENHLNYETLSLLTDFFVKHPSILLKDALLTNRFKGYAYTCLADLLKFLLTHSVLDVLGSSHSEFVNLLQVMRNFPFNNDWLDGVEKRALFPDLQFSQDAMQKLLDSKKQVTKEVEEMRLKLYFVNQHAEDIKHQLRSSEAVLASIIKQEEQVLETTAALSVPLGY, encoded by the exons ATGGGGAGTTTCTTGCTTGACTTGGCGAAACCATATGTGGAGCAATTGGTAAATAAGGTGATTGCAGAATCAAGGTATATTTGTTGCTTCACATGCATTGCTAAGGATTTCGAAGAAGAAAAAGTTAGATTAGAAGTAGAAAGGGCAACTTTTGAGCGACACATTGAAGAGGCAACAAGAGGAGGGGAAGTTATTCTACCTGATGCTCGTGCTtggaaagaagaagttgatcaGCTCATTCAAGAAGATAccaaaaaaagacaaaaatgtttttttgaaTCCTGTCCTCATTGCTTATGGAGATATACTAGAGGAAAATTTCTTGTAAATAAGAAGGAGCGAATTAAAATATTGATGGCAACAAGAAAGGAACTTACAATTGGACTCCCTGCTCATCTTCCTGATATTGAACGATACACGACCCAACACTATGTGCATCTTAAAAGCAGAGAAACTCAATACACAGAGCTTTTGGCTGAACTCAAAGATGACAACAATTATATAATTGGGTTGCATGGAATGGGGGGTACAGGTAAAACTACATTGATCAAGAAAGTGGGTAAGGAACTTAAGGAATTAAAACAATTTACTCTGGTCATTGTTACGACAGTGTCATCATCTCCCAATATTAAAAAGATTCAAGATGATATTGCCAAGCCTTTGGGATTGAAATTTGATAACTGCAATGATACAGATCGACCTGAAAAACTATGGAACAGATTAACCAATGGTGAGAAGATTCTTCTAATATTGGATGATGTGTGGGACAAACTCAATTTTGAAGAAATTGGAATTCCGTCTAGTGACAATCACAAAGGTTGTAGGGTTATTATAACCACACGCAGTCAGTTGGTGTGCCACAAATTAGGGTGCAATAAGATAATCCAACTAAATCTCATATCTAAAGAAGATGCATGGATCATGTTCAAAAAGTATGCCGATCTATGTGAAACCACCTCAACGCAATTTTTTCTTGACAGGGGCCGTAAAATTGCAAATGAATGCAAAAACCTACCTATTGCAATTGTTGTTATCGCTAGTAGTTTGAAGGGCAAAAAACTTCAGCAACATCGAGAGGAATGGGACATGGCCTTAAAATTCTTAAAAAAAGACATCTCAAGGCACAAGGATGATGATGACGTTCTTGAAATTTATAAATGCTTGAAGTTTAGCTATGATAAGTTGGATGAAGAGGCCAAGAATCTATTCCTTTTGTGTTCTGTATTTCGAGAAGATGAAGAAATTCTAATTGAAAGTTTAGCTAGACATGCCATCGGAGGAGGCCTTTTTGGGGAAGTTTATGGCAGCTACGAAGAAACCCGAAGACAATTAGTTATATCCAAAAACAAACTCCTAGATTCTTGTTTATTGTTGGAGGCCGGTCAAAGGAGAGTGAAAATGCACGACTTCGTTCGTGATGCAGCCCAATGGATAGCGAACAAAGAGATTCAAACAAGAAAAGTGTATGacaaaaatcaaaaggaaatgaTTGAAGAGGagaaaaatcttaaatatttgttATGCGTAAGCGATGTAAAGGAGATCTTTTCTTGTAAGTTTGATGGTTCCAAGATTAAGATTCTAATTGTCATCATGCATATGCCTTTTCATGGAGAAATTGAAGTCCCAaattcattttttgaaaataataccaGCCTTCGAGTTTTTAATTTACGTAGTGGTCTTGGTTGCGCAGCTATTATATCATTACCTCAATCAATGCAACAATTGAAGAATATCCGATCTCTTATGTTTGCACAGTGTCTTTTGGGTGACATCTCTATCTTTGGAAAGCTGCAAAGTCTTGAAGAACTTGATTTGTATCTATGTGAAATTAATGAATTGCCTAATGAAATTGCAGAACTAAAGAAATTTAGATTTTTGAAATTGGAATGGTGTACATTTGGTGGGAATAATCCATTTGAAGTGATTAAAAGATGCTCATCACTTCAAGAGTTGGTCGTAAAATATAATTACGATATTCATGGAGAAATAACTTTCCCTAAATTGCAGTGGTTTCATGTAAGTGATGAAGATACAACTTATTCTTCACTGTCAAAGTATGTGTCTATGATATATTCGGATAATAAGGTTTTCCTATCTGAAACAACACTCAAACATTGTATGCAAGAAGCAGAGGTTCTTAGACTAACAAGTATTAAGGGGGAATGGAGAAATATCATACCTGATATTGTTCATATGGATCACGGTATGAATAATCTTGTTGAGCTTGACTTACATTCCACTTCACAACTAAAGTTCCTTATTTACACTAAGGATCCTCATTCTCAAATATCAAATGTTTTCTCCAAGTTGGTTCGACTAGTTCTGAATGATATGGACAGTTTGGAAGAATTGTGCAAGGGTTCTTTTTCTGCTGACTCTTTTAAGAGTTTAGAGAGTCTATCTATATTTAATTGCAAACAGTTGCGAAGCTTATCAAGGATTGCAAACCAATGCAATTTAAAGAGTGTGTCATTGATGAATTGTCCCATGTTGAGCTCCTTATTTGAAGTGTCAACTTCTCATAATCTAGTGTTGTTGGAGATATTGATAGTAATTGATTGTCAGAATCTTGAATACTTAATAAAAGATGAAAGAAAAGGGGAAACATTTGAAAGCAACAGTAGCaatccaatgtttatgaaattGAAAGATCTCATAATTGCGGGCTGTCCAAAATTTGAAATAATATTTCCGCTTATCTCTGCTCATGATCTTCCTGCACTAAAATCTGTAGGGGTGGAAAGATGTGATAAGTTGAAATACATATTTGGTCAATATGTCAAACTTGGGTCCCTAGAAGATATGAAGCTTGGCTGTGTACCCAATTTTATTGACATTTTTCCAGAATGTAATCGTACAATGTCTTTCTCCATTAACAGGTCATCTCCTATTTCAATATCTGCTTCCAAGCCAACTACACACTCAAACACTATCAAATGGAGCATCTTGTCATGGACTGATATGTATTGTTGTGGTAAAAAATTGAGGAGTACCACAAGTTCTAAACTTCCATTGATTGATGAGAATCAACCGCACACTAAA GAATCAAACTCAAATTGTCTTAGCATAAACATATGGGAGCGTGCTCAATGTCTTTCAAGACAATCAAAGATCATGTGCAATATTAAAAAGATTGAGTTGAGTAATTTGAAGAAGATAAAATCAGTATTTGTCCTATCTATTACTCCAAAAATGTTATTGGAAACTTTGATACTTGAAAAATGTCATGAATTGAAGCACATCATAATAGACACGGGAGATCACGATAGTACAGGTGGAAATACCCTTGGCAATGTGTTCCCAAAATTAAAAGAGCTTACCATTAAGGATTGCATGCAATTAGAGTACATATTTGGACACTACACTAATGATCATCAAAACCACACTGAATATCATCTTCATCTTTCGTCATTGGAACGTGTCTATCTTTGGGAGCTGCAAAGCTTAGTTGCCATTTGCCCCAAACAATATCATATAACATTGCCAGTTTTGAATCAACTTGTACTCAAATATTGCTCGTGGGATGCTAATATAAAGTCTTTTGGTACAATCATGAAG GATTTGCTTGCTTTGGAAGACCTTGTGTTAACTAACTCCAAAATAGAAAGTATATTTTGTGTCAATGAAGTAAATGAACAACAAGTGAACATAGGATTGCAAAATATTGAGTTGGAAAATTTGAATGTGATGGTGTGTCCTTTTGTGGGTCCCAAAAATTCTTTTTTCCTCCCGAATCTAACAAAGATGAGAATTATTGGATGTGAAAAATTGCAAATAATTTTCCCTGCTTCTATATTAAGATACCTACCACAATTGGATGAGTTAATGATAGGTGACTGTGAGGAGTTGCAACATATCTTCCAAGATGATTTGGAGAATCAAAACATGTCGTCTTCAACAACATGCTTCCCAAAGCTAAAAGCACTTTCtgtaaaaaaatgcaataaattGAAATATGTGTTTCCAGTCTCTATTTGTAACCAACTTCCTGAGTTAAGGGTTCTAATCATAACAAAAGCAAAAGAGTTAAAGGAAATATTTAAAAGTAGTCAAGGTGATGGAATTGAGATTGTCAGGATTCCAAATTTGTATTTTGTAGCAACTGTGGGTCTACCAAGCCTCTTCCAGACACAGGAAATTCAATTTCAGAGAGCTGAATATCGTTTAATAAAGAATTGTGATAAACTCTCTTTGACTTCAACAACAAGAATACCCCACTTCTGGAGTTTTTCTCATGATATTCCAG ATTTTGAAAGGAATTCTTATTTGTACAATCGAATTCAAGAGTTAGTTACTGAGATTGAAGTTGAAGCAGCATCAAAAAATAAGTGGACTTCTCCACAG TTGAAAGTAAAACAAACACAAAAGACAGACAAAGAACTTGTTGAAAATGTTGCTGGTCAAGTGACACCATTAGTAGCAAAACTACCAACAAATTCAGAA GCACCGAGGAATGAACAATCAGTTGATCAACAAAGTCCACTTGAAGAAACTGATGCTACTGTCACACCTTCACACGTAAATAAA TTGGAGGGTTCAATGTCTGAAAAAGCTGTAGGAACAAAGAATGTGTCACCTAAACAAAAG GAGTTGTTAAATGAACAATCAACAACCCAAGGAGAATCTCATGCTACAATTAAACCTTCTCAGGAAAACAAT GGTTCAAGGTCAGAAAAAATAGCAGCAGCCAATTTGTCCACCAATTCAGGAACAAAGAATGAGTCACCTATACAAAAG GGTGTCAAGATAAGTGTTGAACAAGGAGCTACATCAACCAATTCCATAGAAATAACATCATCAGGTCCAACAGTTACTTCTGAGCATAATAGTTTATCACAG GCACCAATTAATGAACGAACAATGGATCAACAAACTTCACTTGAAGAAACTGATGCTACTGTCACACCTTCACAG GAGTTGATAAATGAACAATCAACGACCCAACAACAATCACGTGGAGAATCTCAAGCAACAATTAAACCTTCTAAGGGAAACAAT GGTTCATCGTCAGAAAAAATAGCAGCAGCAACTTTATCCCCCATCTCTGAAACAAAGAATGAGTCACCTAAACAAAAG AAGGATATCAAAATAAGTGTTGAAGGAGGAGCTGCATCAACTAATGTTAAGACATTAGCAGCATCAACTTCTAAGCGTGAAAAACTTTCTCAT GAATATGGTAATGGCCAAACAGCCATTCAATCTTTTTCAATTTCCACAAAAGAGCCACTTGCTATGGATGTTGTTGATCATGGAGGCCCACTGCAAACAAATCAGATTAAAAATCTAG GGGACACTTCTCAAATAGTAGAAGATTCAGGTTCTTCTTTATTTGTCAGGAGGGAGCTTGAGCAACTAGTCTCTGAGAATCATTTGAATTATGAAACCTTGTCTCTATTGACAGATTTCTTTGTGAAGCATCCTTCTATTCTTTTAAAGGATGCTTTACTGACTAATAGATTCAAGGGTTATGCCTACACTTGCCTTGCAGATTTGTTGAAATTCCTCCTAACACATAGTGTGTTGGATGTCTTAGGTTCAAGTCATTCTGAATTTGTTAACTTATTACAAGTTATGCGCAATTTTCCTTTTAACAACGATTGGTTGGATGGTGTTGAAAAACGCGCTTTATTTCCTGATTTACAATTCTCTCAAGATGCGATGCAAAAACTATTGGATTCTAAGAAACAAGTTACCAAGGAAGTCGAAGAGATGCGTTTGAAGTTGTATTTTGTCAATCAACATGCAGAAGATATCAAGCATCAATTGAGATCCTCCGAAGCTGTATTGGCGAGTATCATTAAACAAGAGGAACAGGTTTTAGAAACTACAGCAGCTTTAAGTGTTCCTCTTGGCTATTAG